A DNA window from Amycolatopsis sp. DSM 110486 contains the following coding sequences:
- a CDS encoding PhzF family phenazine biosynthesis protein has product MRFYVVDAFTGEAFAGNPAGVVVLERDVDAAWMQQVAGEMKHSETAFVRKNGTTTSLRWFTPATEVDLCGHATIAATQVLGGTQTYETRSGILRCTKHEDGWIEMDFPVDEPRETQEDVSRILADEDVKPLYVGRSRENLFVELETPEQVARATPDLTELKSTWTGRMIITASGDPGEPSETDETGDNTDFVSRFFGPGVGVDEDPVTGSAHCALAPYWARKLGRKDLTGKQISQRGGIVKTELDNDRVRISGRAVTVVSGELHV; this is encoded by the coding sequence ATGCGGTTCTACGTGGTCGATGCGTTCACCGGGGAGGCGTTCGCCGGGAACCCGGCCGGCGTGGTGGTCCTGGAGAGGGACGTGGACGCGGCCTGGATGCAGCAGGTCGCCGGCGAGATGAAGCACTCCGAGACAGCCTTCGTCCGGAAGAACGGCACCACGACGAGCCTTCGGTGGTTCACGCCGGCCACCGAGGTGGACTTGTGCGGTCACGCGACCATCGCGGCGACCCAGGTCCTCGGCGGAACCCAGACCTACGAGACCCGCAGCGGCATCCTCCGATGCACCAAGCACGAAGACGGCTGGATCGAGATGGACTTCCCCGTCGACGAGCCGCGGGAGACGCAAGAGGACGTCAGCCGCATCCTCGCCGACGAAGACGTGAAGCCGCTGTACGTCGGCCGCAGCAGGGAGAACCTGTTCGTCGAGCTCGAGACGCCGGAGCAGGTCGCCCGAGCCACACCGGACCTCACGGAGCTCAAGAGCACCTGGACCGGACGCATGATCATCACCGCGAGCGGCGACCCCGGCGAACCCAGCGAGACCGACGAAACCGGCGACAACACAGACTTCGTCAGCCGGTTCTTCGGCCCCGGCGTCGGTGTCGACGAAGACCCCGTCACCGGATCCGCCCACTGCGCCCTGGCGCCCTACTGGGCCAGGAAGCTGGGCAGAAAAGACCTGACCGGCAAGCAGATCTCCCAGCGTGGCGGGATCGTGAAAACCGAACTCGACAACGACCGCGTCCGCATCAGTGGGCGGGCGGTCACCGTGGTGAGTGGGGAGCTGCACGTCTGA
- a CDS encoding YccF domain-containing protein: MRLLLNIIWLVLCGFWMAVGYVLAGIVCCILIITIPFGLASFRIANYALWPFGRTVVDRRDAGVGSVLGNIIWFIFAGLWLAIGHVVTGIALCITIIGIPLGIANFKLIPVSLMPLGKEIVDVPTAQA, translated from the coding sequence ATGCGCCTGCTGCTGAACATCATCTGGCTCGTGCTCTGCGGATTCTGGATGGCCGTGGGCTACGTCCTCGCGGGCATCGTGTGCTGCATCCTGATCATCACCATCCCGTTCGGGCTGGCGTCGTTCCGGATCGCGAACTACGCGTTGTGGCCGTTCGGCCGGACGGTGGTCGACCGGCGCGACGCGGGTGTCGGGTCGGTGCTGGGCAACATCATCTGGTTCATCTTCGCCGGCCTGTGGCTGGCGATCGGCCACGTGGTCACCGGCATCGCGCTGTGCATCACGATCATCGGGATCCCGTTGGGGATCGCGAACTTCAAGTTGATCCCCGTGTCGCTGATGCCGCTGGGCAAGGAGATCGTCGACGTCCCTACGGCTCAGGCGTGA
- a CDS encoding metallophosphoesterase family protein has protein sequence MSVYVVGDVHGHRDALADALRAEGLVDSDGKWSGAEDQLWFLGDFVDRGPDGVGVIDFVRSLQEQAPEAGGSVQMLLGNHEILLLGMYHFGDRQVPSDFGPRSFARSWEINGGLLSDQDRLTPEHIEWLSARPLVALVDDHLLMHSDTLEYLDWGSDITSINASVGEILTGSDIEAWWDVWRRMTTRYAFRGPAGEENADALMEALGGSRIVHGHSVIADQLGIHPAQIEGPYLYAGGKALGIDGGLFVGGPCLVVPLPFTPEP, from the coding sequence ATGAGCGTGTATGTGGTGGGCGACGTCCACGGGCACCGCGACGCCCTGGCCGACGCACTGCGCGCCGAGGGGCTCGTCGACAGCGACGGCAAGTGGAGCGGCGCCGAAGACCAGCTGTGGTTCCTCGGCGACTTCGTGGACCGCGGTCCCGACGGCGTCGGCGTGATCGACTTCGTGCGTTCGCTGCAGGAACAGGCGCCGGAGGCGGGCGGCTCCGTGCAGATGCTGCTGGGGAACCACGAGATCCTGCTCCTGGGGATGTACCACTTCGGCGACCGCCAGGTGCCGTCGGACTTCGGGCCGCGCAGCTTCGCCCGCAGCTGGGAGATCAACGGCGGCCTGCTGTCCGATCAGGACCGCCTGACGCCGGAACACATCGAGTGGCTTTCGGCGCGTCCGTTGGTGGCGCTGGTCGACGACCACCTGCTGATGCATTCGGACACGCTGGAGTACCTCGACTGGGGCTCGGACATCACGTCGATCAACGCGTCGGTGGGGGAAATCCTGACCGGCAGCGACATCGAGGCGTGGTGGGACGTCTGGCGCCGGATGACCACTCGCTACGCCTTCCGCGGCCCGGCCGGCGAGGAGAACGCGGACGCGTTGATGGAAGCCCTGGGCGGTTCGCGGATCGTCCACGGTCACAGCGTGATCGCCGACCAGCTGGGCATCCACCCGGCACAGATCGAGGGGCCTTACCTGTACGCCGGCGGCAAGGCCCTGGGCATCGACGGCGGCTTGTTCGTGGGCGGCCCGTGCCTCGTGGTGCCCTTGCCGTTCACGCCTGAGCCGTAG
- a CDS encoding HAD-IIA family hydrolase — protein MTEGRWTYLSDMDGVLVREEHLVPRADEFLGELRDNGIGFLVLTNNSIYTPRDLRARLLRTGLDIPEESIWTSAMATAQFLDSQRPGGTAFVIGEAGLTTALHEVGYVLTERDPDYVVLGETRTYSFSSITNAIRLIDGGAKFIATNPDATGPTMEGSLPATGSVAALIEKATGRSPYFVGKPNPLMMRSALRRLGAHSESTLMIGDRMDTDIHAGIEAGLQTVLVLTGISTPESAERYPYRPTKVIDSVADLIGRTLDPFGEG, from the coding sequence GTGACTGAAGGACGCTGGACGTACCTGAGCGACATGGACGGCGTCCTGGTTCGCGAGGAGCACCTCGTGCCGCGCGCGGACGAGTTCCTCGGCGAGCTGCGGGACAACGGCATCGGCTTCCTGGTGCTCACGAACAACTCCATCTACACCCCGCGCGACCTGCGGGCGCGGCTGCTGCGCACCGGGCTCGACATCCCGGAGGAGTCGATCTGGACCTCCGCGATGGCCACGGCGCAGTTCCTCGACTCGCAGCGCCCGGGCGGCACGGCGTTCGTGATCGGCGAGGCCGGGCTGACCACCGCGTTGCACGAGGTCGGTTACGTGCTGACCGAACGCGATCCGGACTACGTGGTGCTGGGCGAGACCCGCACGTACAGCTTCAGTTCCATCACCAACGCCATCCGCCTGATCGACGGCGGCGCGAAGTTCATCGCCACCAACCCGGACGCGACCGGCCCGACGATGGAGGGCTCGCTGCCGGCCACCGGGTCCGTCGCGGCGCTGATCGAGAAGGCCACCGGGCGTTCGCCGTACTTTGTGGGCAAACCGAACCCGCTGATGATGCGCTCGGCGTTGCGGCGCCTCGGCGCGCACTCGGAGTCGACGCTGATGATCGGCGACCGCATGGACACCGACATCCACGCGGGCATCGAAGCGGGGCTGCAGACGGTCCTCGTGCTCACCGGGATTTCCACTCCGGAGTCGGCCGAACGCTATCCGTACCGGCCGACGAAGGTGATCGACTCGGTCGCCGACCTGATCGGGCGAACCCTGGACCCGTTCGGCGAAGGCTGA
- a CDS encoding sulfate/molybdate ABC transporter ATP-binding protein, producing MTLSARIALSRGTFSLDVEFTVPEGTVLALLGPNGSGKSTVLGGLAGLVPVTSADITLSGRVLAGDKVNLPPHARGVGLLSQDALLFPHLSALDNVAFAPRSAGASRVKSREEAQMWLAEVDASAFARRRPGQLSGGQQQRVAIARALASTPSLLLLDEPFAALDVDAAPAIRGLLRRVLRGGPTTVLVTHDPLDALALADHVAVMSGGRIVERGPTREVLAAPRTAFTARIAGLNLVAGLAEAEGLRTKSGDLVSGLLSPDAVVGEAAVAVFEPSAVAVYPHDGEHHGSPRNTAEALVAALEPHGPVIRLRVTGGGWAEGLTADLTPAAVADLELEPGSSVTLSVKAATVAVHPAQA from the coding sequence GTGACGCTCTCGGCTCGGATCGCGCTCTCGCGCGGCACGTTCTCCCTCGACGTCGAGTTCACCGTGCCCGAGGGAACGGTGCTGGCGCTGCTCGGCCCGAACGGCTCGGGAAAGTCCACTGTGCTCGGTGGCCTGGCCGGGCTCGTGCCCGTGACGTCGGCCGACATCACGTTGTCCGGCCGCGTGCTGGCGGGGGACAAGGTGAACCTGCCGCCGCACGCGCGGGGGGTCGGGTTGCTGTCGCAGGACGCGTTGCTGTTCCCGCATCTGTCCGCTTTGGACAATGTCGCTTTCGCCCCGCGTTCGGCCGGTGCGAGCAGGGTGAAGTCCCGGGAGGAGGCCCAGATGTGGCTGGCGGAGGTGGACGCGTCGGCGTTCGCGCGCCGGCGGCCCGGCCAGCTCTCGGGTGGCCAGCAGCAGCGGGTGGCGATCGCGCGGGCGCTGGCTTCGACGCCGTCGCTGCTGCTGCTCGACGAACCGTTCGCCGCTCTCGACGTGGACGCGGCGCCCGCGATCCGCGGCCTGCTGCGGCGGGTGCTGCGCGGCGGGCCGACCACGGTGCTGGTCACGCACGATCCGCTCGACGCGCTCGCGCTGGCCGACCACGTGGCCGTGATGTCGGGCGGGCGGATCGTCGAACGCGGGCCCACACGGGAGGTGCTGGCCGCGCCGCGCACGGCGTTCACGGCCCGGATCGCGGGGCTCAACCTGGTTGCGGGCCTCGCGGAGGCCGAGGGGCTGCGCACGAAGTCGGGTGACCTGGTGTCGGGGCTGCTTTCGCCGGACGCCGTGGTGGGGGAGGCCGCGGTCGCGGTGTTCGAGCCCAGCGCGGTGGCCGTGTACCCGCACGACGGCGAGCACCACGGCAGCCCGCGCAACACCGCCGAGGCCCTGGTCGCGGCCCTGGAACCGCACGGGCCCGTGATCCGGCTGCGCGTGACCGGCGGCGGCTGGGCCGAGGGCCTGACCGCCGACCTGACGCCGGCGGCGGTCGCCGACCTGGAGCTGGAGCCGGGCTCGTCCGTGACGCTGTCGGTGAAGGCCGCGACGGTGGCGGTGCATCCCGCGCAAGCCTGA
- a CDS encoding ABC transporter permease: MPAVVALALVVLPVVGLLVRSDVARFPSLLISESSLAALKLSMITALLSTVACVILGVPLAVVLARSRVRGTRLLRSIVLLPLVLPPVVGGLALLYLLGRKGFLGILINALTGQQIPFTTAAVVIAQTFVAMPFLVVSLEGALRGSGDRYEQVASTLGARPWTVFRRVTLPLLLPALGSGVVLSFARALGEFGATITFAGSLEGVTRTLPLEVYTQAEVDVDSAVALALLLIVVAIVVIAVARPRSFEGGFR, encoded by the coding sequence ATCCCCGCCGTGGTGGCGCTCGCGCTCGTGGTGCTGCCCGTCGTCGGGCTGCTCGTGCGCTCGGACGTCGCCCGGTTCCCGTCTCTCCTGATCTCCGAATCGTCGCTGGCCGCGCTCAAGCTGTCGATGATCACGGCGCTGCTCTCGACGGTGGCGTGCGTGATCCTCGGTGTGCCGCTGGCCGTCGTGCTGGCTCGTTCGCGCGTGCGCGGCACGCGGCTGCTGCGCTCGATCGTGCTGCTGCCGCTGGTGCTCCCGCCCGTGGTCGGCGGCCTCGCGTTGCTGTACCTGCTCGGACGCAAGGGTTTCCTCGGCATCCTGATCAACGCGTTGACCGGCCAGCAGATCCCGTTCACGACCGCGGCCGTGGTGATCGCGCAGACGTTCGTGGCCATGCCGTTCCTGGTCGTGAGCCTCGAAGGCGCGCTGCGCGGCTCCGGCGACCGTTACGAGCAGGTGGCTTCGACGCTCGGCGCGCGGCCGTGGACGGTGTTCCGCCGCGTGACGCTGCCGCTGCTGCTGCCGGCGCTCGGCTCCGGCGTGGTGCTCAGCTTCGCCCGCGCGCTGGGTGAGTTCGGCGCGACCATCACGTTCGCCGGTAGCCTGGAAGGCGTCACGCGGACGCTGCCACTGGAGGTCTACACGCAGGCCGAGGTGGACGTCGACAGCGCGGTGGCGCTCGCGTTGCTGCTGATCGTGGTGGCGATCGTGGTCATCGCGGTGGCGCGGCCGCGGTCGTTCGAAGGTGGTTTCCGGTGA
- the modA gene encoding molybdate ABC transporter substrate-binding protein, protein MKKLAIAVAAVALLAGACSANDEASTSPGSGGPAVPSPAGSSATGTLTVFAAASLTESFNELGKEFEAAHPGVTVKFDYEGSSALVQKLDNGAKADVFASADQANMDKATQGEVIDGQPTVFATNKLAIAVAKGNPKGIKTFADLNKAGLTVVVCAAQVPCGSATKKVETNTGVTLKPASEETDVKQVLAKVQSGDADAGLVYVTDATSAADKVDKVDFPEASGAINNYPIAVVKDAPQAALAKEFNDFVLGAQGKAELTKIGFGPAQ, encoded by the coding sequence ATGAAGAAGCTCGCCATCGCCGTAGCGGCGGTCGCGTTGTTGGCCGGTGCGTGCAGCGCGAACGACGAGGCCAGCACCAGTCCGGGCTCCGGCGGCCCGGCGGTGCCGTCGCCCGCCGGCTCGAGCGCGACGGGCACGCTCACGGTGTTCGCCGCCGCGTCGCTCACCGAGTCGTTCAACGAGCTCGGCAAGGAGTTCGAGGCGGCGCACCCGGGTGTCACCGTCAAGTTCGACTACGAGGGCTCGTCGGCGCTCGTGCAGAAGCTGGACAACGGGGCCAAGGCCGACGTGTTCGCCTCCGCCGACCAGGCCAACATGGACAAGGCCACGCAGGGCGAGGTGATCGACGGCCAGCCGACGGTGTTCGCCACCAACAAGCTGGCGATCGCCGTGGCCAAGGGCAACCCCAAGGGCATCAAGACGTTCGCCGACCTGAACAAGGCCGGCCTGACCGTCGTCGTCTGCGCGGCCCAGGTGCCGTGCGGCTCGGCGACGAAGAAGGTCGAGACGAACACTGGCGTGACGCTGAAGCCGGCCAGCGAAGAGACCGACGTCAAGCAGGTGCTGGCGAAGGTGCAGTCGGGTGATGCCGACGCGGGCCTGGTCTACGTCACCGACGCGACCTCGGCCGCGGACAAGGTCGACAAGGTGGACTTCCCGGAGGCTTCCGGCGCGATCAACAACTACCCGATCGCCGTCGTGAAGGACGCTCCGCAGGCCGCTCTGGCCAAGGAGTTCAACGACTTCGTGCTCGGCGCGCAGGGCAAGGCCGAGCTGACCAAGATCGGGTTTGGCCCGGCTCAGTAA
- a CDS encoding molybdopterin-binding protein, translating to MPQFRLSEAARLLGVSDDTVRRWVRGGQLTATDDAAGRKVVDGAQLAGFARAQAAGPEDPSAVGRSARNRFVGLVTEVTADKVMAQVELQCGAHRVVSLMSSEAVRELGLRPGVLAVAVVKATTVVVETPEGNR from the coding sequence ATGCCGCAATTTCGGTTGTCCGAGGCCGCCCGGCTCCTCGGCGTCAGTGACGACACCGTCCGGCGCTGGGTCCGCGGCGGTCAGTTGACCGCGACGGACGACGCCGCCGGCCGGAAGGTCGTCGACGGTGCCCAGCTGGCGGGGTTCGCCCGCGCGCAGGCCGCCGGTCCCGAGGACCCGTCGGCAGTCGGCCGCTCCGCCCGCAACCGCTTCGTGGGGCTCGTCACCGAGGTCACCGCCGACAAGGTGATGGCACAGGTCGAGCTGCAGTGCGGGGCGCACCGAGTGGTGTCACTGATGAGTTCAGAAGCCGTCCGCGAGCTCGGGTTGCGCCCGGGTGTGCTCGCGGTGGCCGTTGTCAAGGCGACCACCGTCGTGGTGGAGACCCCGGAAGGAAACAGATGA
- the moaA gene encoding GTP 3',8-cyclase MoaA, whose product MTAVHLGFPRVPGTRGSSGAPSAPRPDHPGLLDQFGRVATDLRVSLTDRCNLRCTYCMPAEGLDWMPGEQVLSDDELVRLMRIAVETLGVTDIRLTGGEPLLRPGLEDIVARITALEPRPRVSMTTNGIGLAKRAKGLAEAGLDRINVSLDTVDRALFEQITRRDRLSHVLAGLAAARDAGLAPVKVNSVLMRGLNDHDAVPLLRFCLEEGYHLRFIEQMPLDAQHGWNRGEMITAEEILSMLGEEFSLSPFPAARGGAPAERWLVDGGPGDVGVIASVTRPFCSACERTRLTADGAVRSCLFSNDETDLRALVRAGARDEEVADAWRATMWGKLAGHEINEAGFAQPIRPMSAIGG is encoded by the coding sequence ATGACAGCAGTACATCTCGGGTTTCCTCGCGTCCCCGGTACACGAGGTTCGTCCGGCGCGCCCTCGGCACCCCGGCCCGATCATCCCGGCTTGCTCGACCAGTTCGGCCGCGTGGCCACGGATCTGCGGGTTTCGCTCACGGACCGCTGCAACCTGCGCTGCACGTACTGCATGCCCGCCGAAGGCCTCGACTGGATGCCCGGCGAGCAGGTGCTCAGCGACGACGAGCTGGTGCGGCTGATGCGCATCGCCGTCGAGACGCTGGGCGTCACCGACATCCGCCTGACCGGCGGCGAGCCGCTGCTGCGCCCGGGTCTGGAGGACATCGTGGCGCGGATCACCGCGCTCGAGCCTCGGCCGCGGGTTTCCATGACCACCAACGGGATCGGGCTCGCGAAACGGGCGAAGGGCCTCGCCGAGGCCGGCCTGGACCGGATCAACGTGTCGCTCGACACCGTGGATCGCGCCCTGTTCGAGCAGATCACCCGCCGCGACCGCCTCTCCCACGTGCTGGCGGGCCTCGCGGCCGCGCGCGACGCTGGGCTGGCGCCGGTGAAGGTCAACTCCGTGCTGATGCGCGGGCTCAACGACCACGACGCCGTGCCACTGCTGCGATTCTGCCTCGAAGAGGGCTACCACCTGCGGTTCATCGAGCAGATGCCGCTCGACGCGCAGCACGGCTGGAACCGCGGCGAGATGATCACGGCCGAAGAGATCCTGAGCATGCTGGGCGAGGAGTTCTCGCTGTCGCCGTTCCCGGCCGCCCGCGGCGGCGCGCCGGCCGAGCGGTGGCTGGTCGACGGCGGACCCGGCGACGTGGGTGTGATCGCGTCGGTGACCAGGCCGTTCTGCTCCGCGTGCGAGCGCACCCGGCTCACGGCCGACGGCGCGGTGCGCTCCTGTCTCTTCTCCAACGACGAGACGGACCTGCGCGCCCTCGTGCGCGCGGGCGCGCGCGATGAAGAGGTAGCGGACGCGTGGCGGGCCACGATGTGGGGCAAGCTCGCCGGCCACGAGATCAACGAAGCCGGGTTCGCGCAGCCGATCCGGCCCATGAGTGCGATCGGCGGATGA
- a CDS encoding MoaD/ThiS family protein — translation MTVLVRYFASARAAAGVEEEKLKLPEGSTVADAVRLVRELHPGPLPRILDAASFLLNEVAVRNQNRALSDGAQLDVLPPFAGG, via the coding sequence ATGACCGTGCTGGTCCGCTACTTCGCCTCCGCCCGCGCGGCGGCGGGAGTGGAAGAGGAGAAGCTGAAGCTTCCTGAGGGCTCGACCGTCGCGGACGCCGTCCGCCTGGTGCGCGAACTGCATCCGGGACCGCTGCCGCGCATCCTCGACGCGGCGAGCTTCCTGTTGAACGAGGTTGCCGTCCGTAATCAGAATCGCGCCCTCAGTGACGGAGCGCAACTCGACGTGCTCCCACCCTTCGCCGGCGGCTGA
- a CDS encoding transglycosylase family protein, producing MSYRGKHRKMSAATRTIARVAVAGIAVGAPIAIAATPASATNWDAVAQCESSGNWNTNTGNGYYGGLQFTQSTWKAYGGTGSASSASREQQIAVAERVLAGQGGGAWPNCYGKGAGGSTAAHKSTKSTKSTSKSTAKKSTTPKKSTSAPKKVASTPVTGVPSSNPNGDYTVVSGDSLSKIAKQLNVQGGFQKLQTLNKSYIPNPDLILVGQKIATK from the coding sequence ATGTCTTACCGAGGCAAGCACCGCAAGATGTCCGCCGCCACCCGCACCATCGCCCGCGTCGCTGTCGCGGGTATCGCGGTCGGCGCGCCCATCGCGATCGCCGCGACCCCCGCGTCGGCGACCAACTGGGACGCTGTCGCGCAGTGTGAGAGCAGCGGCAACTGGAACACCAACACCGGCAACGGCTACTACGGCGGCCTGCAGTTCACGCAGAGCACCTGGAAGGCCTACGGCGGCACCGGCAGCGCGTCGAGCGCTTCCCGTGAGCAGCAGATCGCCGTGGCCGAGCGCGTTCTCGCGGGTCAGGGCGGCGGCGCGTGGCCGAACTGCTACGGCAAGGGTGCCGGCGGCTCGACCGCCGCGCACAAGTCGACGAAGTCGACCAAGTCGACCTCGAAGTCGACTGCCAAGAAGTCGACGACCCCCAAGAAGAGCACGAGCGCCCCCAAGAAGGTCGCCAGCACTCCGGTCACCGGCGTGCCGAGCTCGAACCCGAACGGTGACTACACCGTCGTGTCCGGCGACAGCCTGTCGAAGATCGCCAAGCAGCTCAACGTTCAGGGTGGCTTCCAGAAGCTGCAGACCCTGAACAAGTCCTACATCCCGAACCCCGACCTGATCCTGGTCGGTCAGAAGATCGCCACCAAGTGA